A region of the Arachis hypogaea cultivar Tifrunner chromosome 15, arahy.Tifrunner.gnm2.J5K5, whole genome shotgun sequence genome:
GCAGCTCCGGTGAGCTTCTTCAACGACGGTGATGGCAGGAGCTTCGGCGGTGCTAACTGAGGCTGGACGGCGGCAGGAACGGCGGCGGAAGCTTCACGCAGCATGGCGGCGCCTATCCTTTCCCCCACCGCgagctctctgtctctctctcaccCTCTGTTCCGATGACAGCGACGATGGCTCCCTTCGGCGACGACGACAGCGCGAACAGTAACGGCTGCGGCGACGAACTTCATCTGCGGCGGCGAGCTTCATCTACAGCGAGGAACAGCGTAATAGTATcgttcttcttctcctctggctCGTGGTCGGCGGCGACGGGCGCGAGGTCACTGGCGATCCGCGATGGTGGCGACGAGCTGGAGGACGAACGGCGGCAACTGTGGCAGCGGTCTTCCTCTCCCACCAacgcactctctctctctttcttggaTCTCCCCTTCTCTCGATTAGCAGCGGCGGCGGcggtggcagtgacacccaccgCGCCGCCTCCCTCTTCTCCCCCCTCTCCCTCCTTCCTCGGTCCCCcttccttctttccttttcttttctttctttcttcgatGAGTGGGGTTATTGAAGTGAAAGTAATTGGCGGCTGAAGGAGGTAAGGGGCAGCTAGGGTTTCATTTGGGATAAAGGGAAAATTATGTGTTAATTAAGATTAGGGTTTTGTGTGTTTGATTTTAGGATTAGGGTTCAATTTGGGGCAAATGTGAAATTAGGGATTTTTGGACAATTTggaattttgttaaattttaataaaattaagagatattatattaaattaaatataaaatatccatCTTGAAAATACCtttcaattacaaatttataaattagtttcgattaaatgctaattaaataaaaattggagacaaataaattaattctccttcatttataaaataaggttaaaaatataaatatttaaaattaaggcatataaaatattccctatttttcaattataagaactctAAATCAAAAATAAGAGTTTActcaacttttatataaaaatctccaaAATACagtcttaaaaaaatataatgtatcgtaaatgattaattaataacttttaaaaaattagaggtcttacatcctaccccacttataaaaattttcgtcctcgaaaattaacttaatacACATCATTCTAAAATAGTTTTGAATACTTTAGAAAAGCAGAGATCTTAGCAGATATATGTATTAATTTTCCAAATATCGAATAGTTTGTAAAACTTAGGCGTATGGAAAAAGTGTGGTCTGAAGCAAAAGTTACACGGGGGTTTAAAACAAGAATGTCACATGGGTCTGAAGCAACAGTACTTTACTTTCTAAATGCGTTTTAGATAAGCAAGAAAGTTTAGCATATTTATGTATATAGATGTTCAAATACTGAATAACTATAAGATTTATATATAAGGGTAAAGTATGGTATAAGGCAGGAGATACAAGATAGGCGTTCACAATGCAAAGTTATAGTTAATGTGGCAAAATGGCTACAAAGCAAGCTGGTATTTAAACAACAGGTAAAACGTTCATTCACCAACGTTGTATTCACTTCAGAACTTCAATTTGCAACTCCATCAATTACTTCGCAACCCAAAAAAAGTTGGTTACAAGCCTATCATCCACAAATTTTCACATGGAAATAAAACTACCACAGCCCCTTATTACGTCACACACTTACTACTTCATCTTTTCACGCTCACGAGCAGCATTCTAAGGAGACTAACGTTTCATTTGATATGCCCAAAGGTCATACGTGCCTCTAAAGCAATTCCCGAGTTATTTAGAAGGTTACAAGGCATGAGATAAGGTCAGGTGACAAGGACGATGTTCACAAGAATTTAAAAGACAACCTTGAGGATTAGACAACAACACAACGGTTTGAAATGAATTCAAGGTCAAGGAGTATGAggtttataaaaaaagaaaatctaaGGCCAAAGATAATTCACAAGATTCGAGTATCAATGAAACTCTTTCGAATGCATCATTTACCAAAATCGAAACTTAAGAAAATCatttttcctttcaaaagaaaagtatacaacaacatatttgaaaaagaataacGAAAACATAGATGTGACATTTCTTGAATACAATTTCAGGTTGTAAGAGATTATGTAAAGTTTGAAAAGGTATGAGTAAAAGTATTTAAGCGCTTCACTAACCAAACGCATGCATAAAACTGACATATAGTCAAAAGAAAATCCAGTTATACTTCATCAAAACATTTTCCAAGTTTAAAAACGGAATGGGAGAGTTTCAAGAAGTGAAAGCCATAACCAATCCCCAGTATTCCAAGGTCTAGTTCAATCTCAATCAAGGTTTTAAACTCATTCATTGTTATGCGACAATCTAAACAATCGGTCTTAGTTCGAAAACTTAGCGACCTGACACGTGCTCAAACACACCAGTACAAAATTAAATGCCATAACCTGCGACATTTTCAAACTCACCAAATTTACTTCCTGCATCAATAAGCTGTGTACTAAAAAACTAGCATATTGTTACCCATGTCTAGGGGTTGCACATGACACCGAAGCACTCGAGTTTACTTAGAGGGATAAAATACCTAGGAAGAGCAAATCAAATGACAAGGGCAACGTTTGCATGAAGTCAAAAGGATGAATAGAGTCGCAATTTAACAAGAATGCGCAATAACAATGAAATATTCCAGAAGGAGagtcaatttacattttttttcctAGGAGATCTGAATCAAAGAACTTCAATAGGAATCATCAGAAAAGTTAACATATTTAGCCGAAACAAATTTAGGCCGAATAAAGGACATACAAAGTTTGCAAAAGAGAAGATAACATGATTTAAGACAATGTTTACAAGTATTTGAAGAAATGGTTTGAGTCACCAACAAACAAGAATGGTCAAAAATCATAAAGTGTGCCGGACAGAAAAATCGAAgtacaaatagaaaaaaattttgatttcaaagatCTTCAATAGAAACCATAGAGTAGAATAGGGTAATTGTTTACAAAATTCAAGAAAGTCAATTAAAAACGTAAATATTGCGTCTTGTTAAAACAAATTCAAGTCGAGCTAGATTATGCGAgatttatgaaataaaaattagttaGGCTAAGGATAAAACATTTTCCTGAAAATCTTGGTAGAAAATCAAATTGTAGTCCTAAGAAGAAACTTGAATTTAAGAACTCCTGTAGGAACGATCAAGAAGAAGAACAGTGCATTTATTTAAATCGGATTTGAGCTAAgtcgaaaataatactaaaagtCATTGGTAGCGTTAACAAAGAATGGATAATCTCAAAAAGGAACGAATTCACTTTCTCAAAAGAAACATGAAATGTTTAAATAAGATTTTGCATTAAAACAActcagattaaaataaaatatgcaaaatttataaaataaacttaattaAGCTATGAGCAAAAATATTCTTTCAAGAATCTTGAAAAATATTCAAGAGGAGAATCAAACCAGAATTACTTTGAAGACCCAAAACAAAAATTACAAGAGGGCTTTATAAGATAGGATGTATTACGGCAAAACAGGTTCAGATTTCATCGATAAATTACATCGTTTAAGTAGAAGAATACAGAACCTAAAGCTGTGATGTCAAGAATCTATAGAGTAAGTAGGTGCATGTTAAGAGAAGAATACGCATATGGTGCAAAGCATAGAGGCAAGATATCAAATCATAACTTAAGGAGAGAATCTAAATCAGAAAATTTTGCTATGAACAACAAGAAGAAAGATAATATATTGATCGAAGCAAATTCCAATTAAATTAGAGTACAAAGTTCTTATAAGAGAACGTCAAATTGAGGACCATAACATTAAGAATCCAGGGGATAGTCAGAAATATAATTTGACAAAGAATCAAACCGTATCTCAAGAAAGGCATTGAATCAAGGATTTCCAATGCAAATGATAAAGGTAAAAGTAACACCTATCACAGATAAGGATCACATGTCAACcaacttcaagaattaatttctaacGCTCCCAAAACCCGCAACTCGCGTTATCTATGACTTGCATATTGTCTATCATAACCCATTGGTGCTTCCATATACATAATTTACTAgtgttaagccggccaaacttaataccaggaattatgcaatgcaagactaatggcattaatcaatagaccgtcatgtgtatAAAACTCTAATTCTCATTATCTGAACGAGACCTATTACATGAcagacgctcagagtatgcaattgaagcataatcagtccattcctcaggctctacaggaaggaccgctctgataccataatgtaacaccctcactatcagaagtcacgcttccggctgcgctactctgatagtaagaagtattaaaactactttacatattaaatactaaaataggaacctgtgactcgacactgtatcgctgattttttagaaaaccgaaaataaatactttatacaagcaggcatagattcatatacaagactccttacataataactcaatatattatacatataaaacatacaattcctatccctcttacaaaattttaataacaaagacgagggaagaaaataatctaattaatacaacaacatataaaccgaacgcagtataactcttcttaatgcttcatccggttcctgaaaagataaagctgtagggggtgagaacctaaccacacggtctcaccacgcagtttcaaagttgtcataagaagatatttaataagaaaattgttttcaagctcagtgattatcattgccttatgaatcttttaaaaaaacagtaggtaatcgttcaaaacctttttaaaGAAACGTGTAATTATTCAAAAATCTGAAACATTTCCTTCTTTATAAGAAAAATCTCAATTAGAAAccaatcatgcaatcaaacaacacaatcattaattcagcaccaaagtttattctcaaatgtagcacgccaggacaaacacaggcaagacaaacaaggaaagcacaagtaggtagcagttacagcaaatagttcaagtagcagttaagaacagtttagcaattaggcaaaccaaaacaagttcaaacccaaacaaagcatacaaatgcatatgatgcatgcctgtcctatggctgatgaggctcatctgtcggttatccagccaacccgacaagtctgaattgtccttagactgtcccccgacgtgcatccctaagagtctatgcatagttttttctcaaataatcaatattgctcaatgggggtaacattcccgggaatttatatagttcccggtcacacttacgtcgtagggtcaacagagtatcgagttttcaacctggtacacgtggtggcaagccacggcacttaatccagggaacctcgtatctcggatattttaaattcataagccacaaataattcattcatcattcatcaatatctaagccattctcaatatcatcatcattcgtcaatccatatccttccaaattcattcaaaaatcatacttcaaatcaatcctcatcatccttctttctgttaatcaacaatctcaattcaaaacataattcttacttttctaaataaatcaatccaaaacaaataatgtttaagaactaaatctttttaaacaattacttcaaacaaaacttccagttttataaaatttcggcagcatctcctctaaaactcagatTCTGCCACTCtgttcgggtcccaaccaaaccaaaccaaacacccGTTAATCAGTCAAATCACTTCCAACAGCCATTATCATAACAACAGTACTCAACCCAAAGAAATTACAAAATCCAGAATTCAATCAACCAATCCTATAAATCACAATTTAAACCGACTTCAACCAACAGCATCAATCAATAGTTAAGAATTCTCGGTCTTCTcaaacagtttcaaaccaaaccatTCCCTCAAACACTTTTCGAATCATTTCCAAAAATAGCAAATCATTCTCAATAAATAACCCGTTTTCAAATATCAAGTCTTTTTccaagtttattttaaaatcaaattccaatatcaaatcgggtttaatatcaaatcaaattaatgatctcattcaaccaaaacaagtcaattcaattcataagactcacgaaatcacaaaaatgtattttacgcgttaatatcgatttataacaaccctgtaatgtaaaatatatttaagaaaaacccctacctcgattGCGATCTAACTACGAGactaaactctttttcttttggctCGCATTTAGCGGCAGCTGCATCCGCAGTTCCGTTTACTTTCACAACAAAAAAAACGGCTTTTACTCCAACCATGTGATTACCGAAACTCGACCCTAGAACGTCAATTTCACCAAATTCTCAATAATTCATAGGAAAACAATAGCAATAAGGATATCAAGGTTAAAATAACTTACTGCAGCTATAGAAAACAGAACGACAGAGCAGCAAAGAACATAATCAGGGACCTATGCATCTGTCCTGATGGCAGTAACATATTCCAATTGGTAAGGCAGCAGGGATATCAATAAAATCAGAATAGCGGAGCAAAATAGAAATAGAACAGATTCAAGAAAGGAGGAAGCAGTTACCGGTAAATCTGACCTAGTTCCGACAACAACGTAGAGCCGAGTAACTTGCAACAACCAAAACCCAAGAAGATAGAGGCTTCAGATACGGTCTCCGACGGCCACGGACACGGTTGCGCGACTCAAAACAGAACCAGGTAGAGCGGCGGTAGCCTCCAGCAGCTCCGGTGAGCTTCTTTAACGACGGTGATGGCAGGAGCTTCGGCGGTGCTAACTGAGGCTGGACGGCGGCAGGAACGGCGGCGGAAGCTTCACGCAGCACGGCGGCGCCTATCCTTTCCCCCACCGCgagctctctgtctctctctcgcCCTCTGTTCCGATGACAGCGACGATGGCTCCCTTCGGCGACGACGACAGCGCGAACAGTAACGGCTGCGGCGGCGAACTTCATCTGCGGCGGCGAGCTTCATCTACAGCGAGGAACAGCGTAATAGTATcgttcttcttctcctctggctCGTGGTTGGCGGCGACGGGCGCGAGGTCACTGGCGATCCGCGATGGTGGCGACGAGCTGGAGGACGAACGGCGGCAACTGTGGCAGCGGTCTTCCTCTCCCACCAACGcacactctctctctttcttggATCTCCCCTTCTCTCGATTAGCAGCGGCGGCGGcggtggcagtgacacccaccgCGCCGCCTCCCTCTTCTCCCCCCTCTCCCTCCTTCCTCGGTCCCCcttccttctttccttttcttttctttctttcttcgatGAGTGGGGTTATTGAAGTGAAAGTAATTGGCGGCTGAAGGAGGTAAGGGGCAGCTAGGGTTTCATTTGGGATAAAGGGAAAATTATGTGTTAATTAAGATTAGGGTTTTGTGTGTTTGATTTTAGGATTAGGGTTCAATTTGGGGCAAATGTGAAATTAGGGATTTTTGGACAATTTggaattttgttaaattttaataaaattaagagatattatattaaattaaatataaaatatccatCTTGAAAATACCtttcaattacaaatttataaattagtttcgattaaatgctaattaaataaaaattggagacaaataaattaattctccttcatttataaaataaggttaaaaatataaatatttaaaattaaggcatataaaatattccctatttttcaattataagaactctAAATCAAAAATAAGAGTTTActcaacttttatataaaaatctccgaAATATagtcttaaaaaaatataatgcatcgtaaatgattaattaataacttttaaaaagttaGAGGTCTTACACTttgttattgataaaataatctctaaaagattttaaaatttaacaaaagttACCAACCGTCAATTGAGTTACTTGGAGTTAAAATTTAGGGATAACATATCAGTTAACAATTATCATAATTACAAAAAGTTGCCCacttttagtttttataattttaaaaatataatttcacttttctaaaaccttaattctttttttctcttcttcttccctaaGCATCTTCATACACCCCACTCTACTTTCAAATATCAGAAGGATCTCATAATAGAAAACCGAAAAAATCTTCTGTCCAAACTCTTTCTTGCATTGAGCTATGGTAGCCATTTCATTGAGGCACCATGTGGAGGCAGCATAATCACTTGAGAGACAACGATAGAAATGGAAGAATTTTCTGGTGGCCTGCATGAGTTAGAATGAGatagatttttctttttgaagCCTCTTGTTGTCCTTGAAGGCAAAAACTCCTTTCCTGATAAGGTTATAATAAAGATGATCGGTGAAATTGTTGTGGGTGTCACTGCCTCTGAAACTCAGAAACACATCATGCTTGTATAGTTGTCCATTCTTGTTGGGATCTATTGACTAATGAGTGAAACTGAAAGCTAAATCTTGCGACTTCGAATTCATGGGAGGAAGAGGAGGtggagaaggagaaagaagaggaGTAGGAGTAGCTATAGCTTATGAATCTTGCAAGATTGCAAATGTTGTCAGCTCTAGAGAAAAAAGTTCAGAGCATAAGAAAAGAACAATCGAAATTGAAACCCACACTACTCGATTCACAGTAAGGGAAAGGAAGGAACCGATAGAAATGGAGATAGAGATAAACCTAAAAGATTCGAAGGAAAGAGATCTGGGACGAGTAACGAAGGGAAAAGAAAAGGGGATTAGACTTTTTTAGAAAATTGAAATTGAggtgtttttaaaattataagaattaaaagtgggtaatttttgtaattattataattgttaATTGACACGTCACTCCTAAATCTTAACTCCAGATAACTCAACTAACGGTGGGTCATCacttttgtcaaatttttaaAGCTTTTAGGAATCATCttgtcaataacaaaaattaGACATCATTTTATCAATGCCATAATTTTTCTGGTAAGTATATCAAATTATGACTTTCTTATCCATTTGTAtttattcttgttttgatttttgtcaaaaatttcaattacatattttttatgttcttttttctttttcatttttcttttgttttattccaCTTAAAGTTGAGATGTACTTATATATTTAATGTTTTGACAagctaaataaataataacagtAACTTGACAATTCTGACTAAGTCAAAATTATAACTTTATCTTAGCTTGCATGCATGGTGAtgatcggataatttatacgctttttgacattgtttttagtatgtttttagtaggatctagttacttttagggatgttttcattagtttttatgttaaattcacatttctggactttactatgagtttgtgtgtttttctgtgatttcaggtattttctggctgaaattgagggacttgagcagaaatcagattcagaggatgaagaaggactgctgatgctgttggattctgacctccctgcacttaaagtggattttctggagctacaaaactcgaaatggcgcgcttccaattgcgttggaaagtagacatccagggctttcaagcaatatataatagttcatactttggccaagaatagatgacgtaaactggcgttcaacgccagctttctacccaaatctggcgtccagcgccagaaaaggagccaaaaccagagttgaacgcccaaactggcacaaaagttggcgttcaactccaagaaggacctctacacgtgcaacactcaagctcagcccaaacacacaccaagtgggcccaggaagtggatttatgcatcaattacttactcatgtaaaccctagtagctagtttattataaataggaccttttactattgtattaggcatctatGGTCTCAGTtgtaatccattgttcatcttaggagactattgatcacgttttagggggctggccatcttggccatgcctggaccttcacttatgtattttcatacggtagagtttctacactccatagattaaggtgtggagctctgctgtatctcaaagattaatgcaaagtacttctgttttctattcaattcatcttatttcgcttctaagatatccattcgcacccaagaacgtgatgaaggtgatgattatgtgtgacgctcatcacgtgcctgacaaacacttccgttctacatgaaataagctaaaatgaatatctcttagatctcctaaccagaatcttcgtggcgtaagctagaatgatggcggcattcaagagaatccggaaagtctaaaccttgtctgtggtattccgagtaggattcaatgattgaatgactgtgacgagcttcaaactcgcgagtgctgggcgttagtgacagacgcaaaaggagggtgaatcctattccagcatgatcgggaaccgacagatgaatagccgtgccgtgacagggtgcgtgagcatattattcactgagaggaggggatgtagccactgacaacggtgatgcccttgcataaagccagccatggaaaggagtaagactgattggatgaagatagcaggaaagcagaggttcagaggaacaaaagcatctccattcgcttatctgaaattcctaccaatgatttacataagtatctctatccctattttattatataatattctaaaacactattatcactttatatccgcctgactgagatttgcaaggtgaccatagcttgcttcataccaacaatctccgtgggattcgacccttactcacgtaaggtattacttggacgacccagtgcacttgctggttagttgtatcgaagttgtgacaaattatgaatgtgtaatcacgattacgcgtaccaaatTGCTCACGTACCAAAGCCTGGACATCACAACttcttgcaccaagtttttggcgccgttgccggggattgtttgagtttggacaacttatggctcatcttgttgctcagattaggtaattttcttttcgttttgttttcaaaaaaatctttcaaaaaatt
Encoded here:
- the LOC140179475 gene encoding uncharacterized protein, which produces MKFAAAAVTVRAVVVAEGSHRRCHRNRGRERDRELAVGERIGAAVLREASAAVPAAVQPQLAPPKLLPSPSLKKLTGAAGGYRRSTWFCFESRNRVRGRRRPYLKPLSSWVLVVASYSALRCCRN